The following nucleotide sequence is from Natronorubrum aibiense.
GAGGCCACGGACGTGTTCGGTCTGCAACAGCGGCGTCTCGAGCATCTCCCGAAGCTTTCGGTGGGCGTGATGTGAGACGCCGCCGTCGCGGTAGGGGTCTTCGTACCAGAGGAAGCCGGCGTCGTCACACGCCCGCCCGATCTCGAGTGCGTCGGCGAACGTCGCCGGATTGCAGGCCGGATCGATCATCAGGTCCATCTCGTCGCCGACGCGGCGGCCGACTTCGCGGACGGTTTCGGCCGACTCGGTCGCATCGGTCCAGTCGCCGCCCCAGTCGTGGATTTTGAAGCCCGGATACCCCAACTCGAGACACTCCTCGGCGAAGTCGGCGAACGCCTCGGGGGAATCCAGCCCGCCGTTTCTGTCGCCCTGATAGGTCGAGGCGTACGCCGGGAACGAGGTCCGGTACGTGCCGATGAGTTCGTGGATCGGCGCGTCATAGTACTTCCCCGCGAAATCCCACAGCGCGATGTCGAGCGGGCCCATGCCCATCCAGTCGTACTTTCTGAGCGCGCGCTTGAACGCGCTCCAGTGGCGCTCGCGCTCGAGCGGATTCTTTCCGATCAGGTAGTCGGCGACCATGTTGATTTGAGCCGCCGCCGGGGAGTTGCCGCCGACGTACTCGCCCGTGATCCCCTCGTCGGTGTGGATCCGGAGCGCGAACAGTTTCCGCTGGGTCGTGGTACCCGGTTCGTAGACGATGCTGAATCCGTTCGGCGCGTAGCCGACGTCCGGCAGGTCGTAGCCGAATTCGACGGATTCGATCTTCGTGATAGTCGGTGCCATCTACCTGTTCATCGAGTACTGTTACCAAATCGCTTTCCCTCGGAACGCTGGCCGCGATCAGTCACCGAGCGAATGACTCGAGACCGCCACGAGCGCGCTCGCAGGACAACAGTTACGGTGTCGCCGCCGAACTGAGTGGTATGGTCTCGCACGGATACGTCCTGCCGACCCGCGGAATCGTTCTCTCGGCCGACGACGCACTCGAGCAAGCCGCACGCGTCGAATCGGAAGTCATCGCCCTCGCACAGCAAGCCGAAGCGCTCGGATTCGATGCAGTCTGGGCGGGTGACAGTGTCCTCGCGAAGCCGCGCCTCGAGCCCCTCACGCTCTTGAGTGCGATCGCGGGCGCGACGGACGCCGTGACGCTCGGTACAGCGGTGTATCTGCCACCGCTTCGCCATCCGGTCCACGTCGCCCACCAAACGGCGACGGTCGACCTCGTCAGCGGCGGCCGACTCGCACTCGGCGTGGGCGTGGGTGTCGGCCCGGGTGCCGAAGCCGAACACGAACAGCTCGACGTCCCGTACAACCGACGCGGAGCGATGCTCGACGAGGGTCTCGAGATCCTGACCGGGCTCTGGGGCGATGACCCGGTCACGTTTGACGGCGAGTTCTTCGAGTTGACCGAGGCCGATATCGGTCTTCGCCCCTGTAGCCCGCCACCGATCTACGTCGCCTCCGCGACGTTCGACCCGCGCGATGGCTTCCCGCGACCGATCCGCGAGCGAATCAAAGCTCACGGCGGTGGCTGGCTCCCGATCGGAATGACGACCGAGATGTACGCAGCCGGCCTCGAGCGCGCCCGCGACCTCGTCGACAACGCCGGCCGAAACCCGGCCGCGTTCGAGGCCGCCTACTACCAGGACGTCGTCATCGCGGACACCGAAGCGGCCGCCATCGAACAAGCGCGGGACTTCCTCGAGCGATACTATCCGTCGTGGGGGCCACTGAGCGACGACGATATTCGAAAGCGTGGCGCGTTCGGCCCGCCGGACGTCGTCGAAGACCACCTCGAGCGATACGCGGATGCCGGCGTCGAACAGTTCGTCACGCGATTTACGGCTGCGGATCAGCGCGGCCAACTCCGCCGGTTCGCGGATATCGTCGACTGACCGCTGGCGATAGGACCGTTTCGTAATCCGTGTTCACGCTGCCCTCGCTGCCCACTCCGGCGTTTCCGTGAAAAGTTCTGGTATGGCTGTCAGGCTCGTTACGGGAGCCGACCCGTCAGCGCCTCGCTCGCCGGGGCGAACGCGATCGTCGAGCCGAGGTCGTCCTCGAGCGCCCGCTCGTAGAGCATGTGCGCTGCGGCGGCCGTCTCGATTCCCGTCCCGCCGCTGTCGAACACCGTGATTTCGTCGTCACTCGTGCGTCCGGGGACGGTTCCGGCGACGACCTCGCCCAGATCGCCGTGGATGTGGTCTTCCGTGACGACTCCCTCCTCGAGCGCCGCGAGGAACGCCCCGGCGTCGAACGTCGCACGCTCCCGCAAGTCTGGCACGTAAGTTGCCTGTTCGATCGTCGCCGTGTCGATCTCGCGGCTCCCCTCCTGATACTGACCCATTGCCGTCACGTGCGTTCCGGGTTCGAGGTCGTCGCCGTCGAAAACTGGCTCGCTCGACTTCGTCGCCGTAATAACGACGTCCGCACCCTCGAGTGCAGCCGCGCTCGCATCGACGGCGTGGACATCGGCCTCGAGTTGCTCGTCGAACTCGCTCGCGAACGTCTCTCGGTTTTCGGGGGTCGGTGAGAAAACTCGAATCTCCTCGAAGTCGCGGACGGTCACGGTCGTGTTGACCTGCCCACGAGCCTGCGAGCCGCTGCCGATGACGGCGAGCGTCGTCGCACCGTCGCGTGCGAGTTCGTCGACGGCGACGGCTCCGGCGGCTCCGGTCTTGAACGGATTCATGCTCGCGCCGTCGAGGACGGCGAGCGGTTCGCCGCTCTCGGCGTCGAACAGCGGCGTGATGAACCAAGCGTTGCCCGCCCCGAAGCCGGAGGTGTACATGTACCCGCCAACTACGCCCGTTTCCGGAAGCAAGGCGGCGTAGCTCGTGAACATTCCGTCGGGATCGGCGCGGAAGAACTTCTGGCGTGGGTAGGCTGGCGCACCCTCGCCGACCTGTCGGTAGCCGTTCCTGACGGCGTCGACGTACTCGGCTGGCGTGGCAAGACCGTCGATTTCGTCGCTGGTGAGAAACAGTGTGTCTGTCATACTCAGACACTCACACTCGAGGTAGAAAAAGACCGCTGATACGAGTCGGTCGACGCGGCGACGGCGACCGGTTCCGACTACGTTTTGCGGTGTTCCTCGACGACGTCCCAGTCCAGTTCGATCCCCAGTCCCGGTTTGTCCGGTACCGTAATCGTCCCGTCCTGAATCAGCGGTTCGTCCGCGTCGACGAGGTCGTCCCACCACGGCACGTCTCGTGCGTGGAACTCGAGGGCAAGGAAGTTCGGCACTGTCGCACCGACGTGGACGCCGGCCATCGTTGCGACCGGACTCCCGATGTTGTGCGGCGCGAGCGTCATGTAGTACGTGTCGGCGAGTTCGCCGATCTTTTTCGTCTCCGCGATGCCGCCGGTTTTCGGGATATCCGGCGCGACGAACGACACTGCTTGCTGTTCGACGAGGTCACGGAAGCCGTGTCGCCCGTACCGGTTCTCGCCGGTGAGCAGCGCCTGATCGACGCTGTGGTTCAACTGGGCCATCGCGTCCGCGTTCTCCGGCGGCAGCGGGTCCTCGATCCACGCGAGGTCGTAGGGCTCGAGGGCCGCACACAGCTTCTCGGCTGCCTCGACGCTGAAGTTCCAATGGAGGTCGACCGCGACTTCGGCCTCGTCGCCGACTTCTTCCGTGACGGCCTCGACGAGCGCCCGCTTGTGATCGATCTCCGGCCCGTCGAAGTGGCGGGCGAGCGTGTCGATCTCGCGTCCGGAGGGGACGTCGAGGTCGAATTTGATGATCTCGAAGCCGTCGTCGACCGCTGCCCGTGCAGCCTGTGCGTACGCTGCCGACTCGTACGCCTCCGTCGGCTGTTCGTGTAACGCCGCTTCGACCATTCCTTCGCCCGCGTGGCAGTCGGCATACATCCGTACCTCGTCACGCATTTTGCCACCGAGAAGCTGGTAGACCGGTTGCTCGAGGATCTTGCCGGCGGCGTCCCACAGCGCGAGTTCGACGCCGCTGATCGCAATGGTGCCGATCCCTTGCTGTGAGCCGCGACCGGAGAGACTCTCACGCATGAGATGATAGAGGCGCTCGACGTCGAGCGGATTCTCGTCGCGCAAGACCGGCTGAAGGTAGTCGGTGATCACCTCGTGGACACCGGGCGAGGGATAAGCTTCGCCGATTCCCGTGACACCGACATCGGTTTCAATCGTGACGATCGTCCACGGGAAGTTGCCGTCGACGACGATTGTCGATACGTCGGTGATGGCGGGTGTCTCCGTGGTCCGTTCGGGCGTGCGATCGAGGTCGGGCCACATGGTCGTGGCCAACCGGGCTGCAAAATCTGCGTACATGTTACCGTGGCACATTTCTCGAGCGGGAGCATTAATCTGCCGGCGTCGACGACGCGGCGCAGCCTATCGGTCAGTTTGCTCCGGAAGCACCTTTCCGGGATTCAGAATACCGTTCGGATCGAGCGTTGCCTTGATCGAGCGCATCAACTCGAGTGCGACGCCGTGTTCGGCCGCCATGAACTTCCGTTTCCCCAGCCCGATGCCGTGTTCGCCGGTCGCGCTTCCGCCCAACTCGAGTGCTTTCGTGACGACGCGTTCGTTCAGGTCGTGCGCTCTGTCGACCATCTCCTCGTCGTCGGGATCGACCAGCGGGGTGAAATGGAGGTTGCCGTCGCCGGCGTGGCCGACACAGGAGACGACAAGATCCAGGTCGTCGCCC
It contains:
- a CDS encoding enolase C-terminal domain-like protein; translated protein: MAPTITKIESVEFGYDLPDVGYAPNGFSIVYEPGTTTQRKLFALRIHTDEGITGEYVGGNSPAAAQINMVADYLIGKNPLERERHWSAFKRALRKYDWMGMGPLDIALWDFAGKYYDAPIHELIGTYRTSFPAYASTYQGDRNGGLDSPEAFADFAEECLELGYPGFKIHDWGGDWTDATESAETVREVGRRVGDEMDLMIDPACNPATFADALEIGRACDDAGFLWYEDPYRDGGVSHHAHRKLREMLETPLLQTEHVRGLEPHADFVAAEATDFVRADPEYDGGITGAMKIAHVAEGFGLDVEYHAPGPAQRQCLAATRNSNYYEVALVHPICPNTQPPVYADDYSDMLDTVDENGHVQVPDGPGLGVEYDWDEILEREIGRRTYE
- a CDS encoding LLM class flavin-dependent oxidoreductase encodes the protein MVSHGYVLPTRGIVLSADDALEQAARVESEVIALAQQAEALGFDAVWAGDSVLAKPRLEPLTLLSAIAGATDAVTLGTAVYLPPLRHPVHVAHQTATVDLVSGGRLALGVGVGVGPGAEAEHEQLDVPYNRRGAMLDEGLEILTGLWGDDPVTFDGEFFELTEADIGLRPCSPPPIYVASATFDPRDGFPRPIRERIKAHGGGWLPIGMTTEMYAAGLERARDLVDNAGRNPAAFEAAYYQDVVIADTEAAAIEQARDFLERYYPSWGPLSDDDIRKRGAFGPPDVVEDHLERYADAGVEQFVTRFTAADQRGQLRRFADIVD
- a CDS encoding ornithine cyclodeaminase family protein, which codes for MTDTLFLTSDEIDGLATPAEYVDAVRNGYRQVGEGAPAYPRQKFFRADPDGMFTSYAALLPETGVVGGYMYTSGFGAGNAWFITPLFDAESGEPLAVLDGASMNPFKTGAAGAVAVDELARDGATTLAVIGSGSQARGQVNTTVTVRDFEEIRVFSPTPENRETFASEFDEQLEADVHAVDASAAALEGADVVITATKSSEPVFDGDDLEPGTHVTAMGQYQEGSREIDTATIEQATYVPDLRERATFDAGAFLAALEEGVVTEDHIHGDLGEVVAGTVPGRTSDDEITVFDSGGTGIETAAAAHMLYERALEDDLGSTIAFAPASEALTGRLP
- a CDS encoding mandelate racemase/muconate lactonizing enzyme family protein; the protein is MYADFAARLATTMWPDLDRTPERTTETPAITDVSTIVVDGNFPWTIVTIETDVGVTGIGEAYPSPGVHEVITDYLQPVLRDENPLDVERLYHLMRESLSGRGSQQGIGTIAISGVELALWDAAGKILEQPVYQLLGGKMRDEVRMYADCHAGEGMVEAALHEQPTEAYESAAYAQAARAAVDDGFEIIKFDLDVPSGREIDTLARHFDGPEIDHKRALVEAVTEEVGDEAEVAVDLHWNFSVEAAEKLCAALEPYDLAWIEDPLPPENADAMAQLNHSVDQALLTGENRYGRHGFRDLVEQQAVSFVAPDIPKTGGIAETKKIGELADTYYMTLAPHNIGSPVATMAGVHVGATVPNFLALEFHARDVPWWDDLVDADEPLIQDGTITVPDKPGLGIELDWDVVEEHRKT